ACCCGCATTACGGTGGGCTTCTCTACCGAATGGCTGCCAGCATCCCGATAAGGCCATTTGATTTTCATTAACCTCCATGGCCGCACTCAGGCATGCAATGAATGCCCTTGACCATTAGTTTTGGCAGGCACGTTTATCTCCGTGCATTACTGCCATGCGTTTGTACACTTGCTTTTTATGGATGATGTTGGGCACAAGCTCAGTTGCTCTGGCGCAACAAACTTCGACAGACACCGCTGCCAAACAGGGCAATCCTATTGTGCCCGGTTGGTACGCCGATCCCGAAGGTGCTGTGTACAACAAGCGGTATTGGGTGTTTCCCACCTATTCGGCATCGTACAACGAGCAGGTATTTATGGATGCGTTTTCTTCTGCCGATTTGCGCAGCTGGACCAAGCATCCACGAATTATTGATACAGCTGCTGTACAATGGGCCAAGCGGGCCATGTGGGCTCCGGCCATTATTCAAAAAGGAAAAAAGTACTACCTGTTTTTTGCAGCCAACGACATTCAGCAAGAAACTGAACTGGGTGGCATTGGTGTAGCGGTGGCCAACAAGCCCGAAGGACCTTACAAAGATTTGCTGGGCAAGCCATTGATCAATGCCATCGTCAACAAAGCTCAACCCATTGATCAGTTTGTGTTTCAGGATAAGGATGGCCAGTACTACATGATATATGGCGGATGGGGGCGCTGCAACATGGTGAAACTGAACAGCGATTTTACCGGATTGCTGCCTTTTGAAGACGGACAAACATTCAAAGAAATTACACCGCAGGGTTATGTAGAAGGGCCGTTTATGTTTCAGCGCAAAGGCAAGTATTATTTTATGTGGAGCGAAGGCGGCTGGGGCGGTCCCAACTATCGGGTAGCTTATGCCATGGCCGATTCGCCATTTGGCCCCTGGCAGCGCATTGGCACCGTGCTGCAGCAAGACCCTGCTGTGGCCACCGGTGCCGGCCACCACTCTGTGGTGCAAGTGCCGGGCAAAGATGAATGGCTGATCATATATCATCGCCGGCCGTTGGGCGAAACCCACCACAACCACCGGGTTACCTGCATCGACAAAATGACTTTCGATGCCAATGGCCTGATACAACCGGTGAAGATGACCTTTGAAGGACCCGTGGGTAGATGATTGAAACTAGATGTTTGGTGACAGATGACTGATGTTGGTTAGCGGAGTAAATGTGGCAGAGCGGAGCTACACATCTTTGGGAACCGATGTTCCGCAGGGTAAGTTTGGTATGCTATGCATTCCACAATCGATTACGTAGATGCTGCATGGCTGTGGCGGC
The Phnomibacter ginsenosidimutans genome window above contains:
- a CDS encoding glycoside hydrolase family 43 protein — translated: MMLGTSSVALAQQTSTDTAAKQGNPIVPGWYADPEGAVYNKRYWVFPTYSASYNEQVFMDAFSSADLRSWTKHPRIIDTAAVQWAKRAMWAPAIIQKGKKYYLFFAANDIQQETELGGIGVAVANKPEGPYKDLLGKPLINAIVNKAQPIDQFVFQDKDGQYYMIYGGWGRCNMVKLNSDFTGLLPFEDGQTFKEITPQGYVEGPFMFQRKGKYYFMWSEGGWGGPNYRVAYAMADSPFGPWQRIGTVLQQDPAVATGAGHHSVVQVPGKDEWLIIYHRRPLGETHHNHRVTCIDKMTFDANGLIQPVKMTFEGPVGR